Proteins from a single region of Thalassophryne amazonica chromosome 22, fThaAma1.1, whole genome shotgun sequence:
- the LOC117503739 gene encoding endoplasmic reticulum-Golgi intermediate compartment protein 2-like — MRRLSRKKALSLVRELDAFPKVSESYVETSATGGTVSLIAFSAIALLALLEFFVYQDTWMKYEYEVDKDFSSKLRVNVDITVAMKCQHVGADILDLAETMITSNGFQYEPVTFDLSPQQRLWQRTLLLIQSRLKEEHALQEVLYKTVLKGGPTAAPLRGDASLQVLNGCRIHGHVYVNKVAGNLHITVGKPIHHPQGHAHIAAFVSHETYNFSHRIDHLSFGEEVPGIINPLDGTEKITYHNNQMFQYFITVVPTKLNTHKIYADTHQFSVTERERVINHAAGSHGVSGVFVKYDTSSLMVTVSEQHMPLWQFLVRLCGIVGGIFSTTGMLHRLVSFGFDVVCCRFSLGVYRPREAMDLHNQLNNHTPLLAENAQDEE, encoded by the exons ATGAGGCGTCTATCCCGAAAGAAAGCCCTGAGCCTGGTGAGGGAGCTGGATGCTTTCCCCAAAGTGTCAGAAAGCTACGTGGAGACGTCAGCCACTGGAGGAACAG TGTCACTGATAGCGTTTAGTGCCATTGCACTTCTGGCTCTCCTGGAGTTCTTTGTGTATCAGGATACATGGATGAAGTATGAATATGAAGTTGACAAGGATTTTTCCAG TAAATTAAGAGTCAATGTCGACATCACTGTGGCCATGAAATGCCAGC ATGTTGGAGCAGACATCCTGGACCTGGCTGAGACCATGATCACCTCCAATGGCTTCCAGTACGAGCCT GTGACCTTTGATCTGTCCCCACAACAGAGACTCTGGCAGAG AACGTTGCTTCTCATACAGAGCAGGCTGAAAGAGGAACATGCACTCCAGGAGGTCCTATACAAAACTGTCCTCAAAGGGGGACCCACTGCTGCTCCACTACG GGGAGATGCTTCTTTGCAGGTGCTTAATGGTTGCAGGATTCATGGACACGTCTATGTTAACAAAGTGGCTGGAAACTTGCACATCACAGTTGGAAA ACCCATTCATCATCCTCAGGGCCACGCCCACATTGCAGCTTTTGTGAGTCATGAAA CGTATAACTTCTCCCATCGAATCGACCACTTATCTTTTGGGGAGGAGGTACCGGGCATCATCAATCCTCTGGACGGCACAGAGAAAATCACTTATCACA ACAACCAGATGTTCCAGTATTTCATCACCGTGGTGCCCACCAAACTGAACACACACAAGATATATGCAGACACACATCAGTTTTCAGTGACTGAGCGG GAGCGGGTGATAAATCACGCGGCAGGCAGCCACGGTGTGTCCGGCGTCTTTGTGAAGTACGACACCAGCTCTCTGATGGTGACCGTCAGCGAGCAGCACATGCCGCTGTGGCAGTTTCTGGTGCGGCTGTGCGGCATCGTTGGGGGGATTTTCTCCACAACAG GCATGCTCCACAGACTTGTTAGCTTTGGTTTCGATGTCGTCTGCTGTCGCTTTAGCCTGGGAGtctacagacccagagag GCTATGGACCTGCACAACCAGCTGAACAATCACACCCCTCTGTTGGCCGAAAACGCCCAAGACGAGGAGTAG